From the genome of Populus alba chromosome 10, ASM523922v2, whole genome shotgun sequence, one region includes:
- the LOC118043145 gene encoding chromatin assembly factor 1 subunit FAS1 isoform X1, with translation MAEVVRMAIDGEDESKPSSQDQPKKTLKRKRATLTPKQQQQVLNIRGEQKGAKIEELKREIKGLFGYYKETTSQKMGFGFGVDLSGNECSNVNAMVGLLMEESGMSFTKLVEEIYKKLVKMSGNLTVAVVKNAALFVGQRVMYGVPNVDADILEDETHSCLWCWETRDFKLMPKSVHGALKIRRTCRKKIHDRIAAVSEMITALQKQETDQNYESDLIKSSEKLGKVLTEADIRLLIDGLLQKNGAEIADKDAKQGEKLLVKQLKKNKREEEKEKKRMDLELQKEKRQTEREQKRLQEEAEKDERRCEREESEVKRQLKRQQEEVEKEQRRKEKEEAELKRRVAIQKQASMMERFLKRSESNSPCQNDQTLTKATIFDSSSQESKGITKAITQLMDCALSSNDNITADGIRKSHLSSWCYLGFSIRANRKQHWSIRRKPKTGLFRELKLTAIRDPTHNDDSSAEKLDSGWGHQTSDDRSCGDVRKCNQRKQLLQFDKSHRPAFYGIWPKKSHVVGPCHPFGRDPDLDYNVDSDEEWEEEDPGESLSDCDKDDGEEMLQEEYSKADEEEESEDGFFVPDGYLSENEGVQLDRMDTDLSVEEARSSPCCKQDLQSEEFCTLLKQQKYLNNFTDNALRKNHPLIMLNLMHEKDAFLVADDLGDIPKVEKMCLQALCIRAFPGGPQMEISLDVSPENHDAWLSNAKPSATLIPTMITLQDSDMPVVVFAIQSCSQSMNKVVESLHQKFPSVSKSQLRNKVREMSDFVDNRWQVKKEVLDGVGVRVLPEKGRG, from the exons ATGGCCGAAGTGGTGAGGATGGCAATCGACGGCGAAGATGAGTCTAAACCGAGCAGCCAAGATCAACCGAAGAAGACGCTGAAGAGAAAGCGAGCAACATTAACACCAAAACAGCAGCAGCAAGTTTTGAACATAAGAGGTGAACAGAAAGGAGCCAAGATTGAGgaattaaagagagaaataaaagggCTATTTGGGTATTACAAAGAAACGACGAGTCAAAAAATGGGTTTTGGGTTTGGTGTCGATTTGAGTGGAAATGAGTGTAGTAATGTGAATGCGATGGTGGGTTTGTTAATGGAAGAGAGTGGCATGTCGTTTACCAAATTGGTGGAGGAAATTTATAAGAAGTTAGTGAAAATGAGCGGGAATTTGACTGTTGCAGTAGTGAAAAATGCTGCGTTGTTTGTCGGTCAAAGAGTAATGTACGGTGTGCCTAATGTTGATGCTGATATTTTGGAGGACGAGACTCATTCTTGTCTTTGGTGCtgggag ACAAGAGACTTCAAGCTAATGCCGAAATCTGTCCATGGAGCATTGAAAATTAGGCGCACGTGTCGGAAAAAGATTCATGACAGGATTGCTGCTGTTTCTG AAATGATAACTGCATTACAAAAGCAAGAGACTGATCAAAATTACGAGAgtgatttaataaaatcatcagAGAAGCTTGGTAAAGTTTTAACAGAGGCAGACATTCGATTGTTAATTGATGGCTTGTTACAGAAGAATGGAGCCGAGAT AGCTGACAAGGATGCAAAACAAGGAGAGAAACTGCTCGTCaagcaattgaagaaaaataaacgagaagaggaaaaggagaaaaaaaggatGGACCTTGAACTTCAAAAGGAAAAGAGACAAACT GAAAGAGAGCAAAAGCGATTGCAAGAGGAGGCAGAAAAGGATGAACGGCGTTGTGAAAGGGAAGAGTCTGAAGTTAAGAGACAGTTGAAAAGGCAGCAAGAGGAAGTTGAGAAGGAACAGCGGCGCAAAGAGAAGGAAGAAGCTGAGTTGAAAAGGCGTGTGGCTATACAGAAGCAAGCTTCAATGATGGAACGCTTTCTAAAAAGAAGCGAAAGTAATTCCCCATGTCAGAATGACCAGACTTTAACTAAAGCAACCATTTTTGATTCATCAAGCCAAGAAAGTAAAGGGATTACTAAGGCAATTACTCAACTGATGGACTGTGCTCTTTCATCAAATGATAACATTACAGCTGATGGCATTCGCAA GTCACACTTATCTTCTTGGTGCTATTTGGGTTTCTCTATTCGTGCCAACAGAAAGCAGCATTGGAGTATCCGCAGGAAGCCTAAGACTGGACTGTTTAGGGAACTAAAGCTAACTGCTATTAGGGACCCAACTCATAATGATGATTCAAGTGCAGAGAAGCTTGATAGTGGATGGGGACATCAAACTTCTGATGACAGATCATGCGGTGATGTCAGGAAGTGTAACCAGAGGAAGCAATTGTTGCAGTTTGATAAGAGCCATAGACCTGCATTTTATGGCATCTGGCCTAAGAAAAG TCATGTTGTTGGACCATGCCATCCATTCGGGAGGGATCCAGACTTAGATTATAACGTTGACAGTGATGAAGAGTGGGAAGAG GAGGATCCTGGTGAAAGCCTCTCGGATTGTGATAAGGATGATGGAGAAGAAATGTTACAGGAAGAATATTCAAAAgctgatgaagaagaagagagtgaAGATGGTTTTTTTGTACCTGATGGGTATCTCTCAGAAAATGAG GGAGTACAGCTTGACAGAATGGACACTGATCTGTCAGTGGAGGAGGCCAGAAGCTCACCTTGTTGCAAGCAAGACTTACAGAGTGAGGAGTTCTGTACATTGCTGAAACAGCAGAAATATTTGAACAATTTCACCGACAATGCCCTTAGGAAAAATCATCCCTTGATTATGTTGAATCTAATGCATGAGAAGGATGCATTCTTAGTGGCTGATGATCTAGGTGACATTCCTAAAGTTGAAAAAATGTGTTTGCAAGCACTTTGCATCCGAGCATTCCCTGGTGGACCGCAAATGGAGATATCCTTGGATGTGTCACCTGAAAATCATGATGCTTGGCTGTCAAATGCCAAGCCCAGTGCTACACTTATCCCAACTATGATAACTCTACAAGACTCAGATATGCCTGTAGTT
- the LOC118043147 gene encoding protein VERNALIZATION 3 → MPRDRDPLSVGRVIGEVLDPFTRSISLRVTYNSREVNNGCELKPSQVVNQPRVDIGGEDLRTFYTLVMVDPDAPSPSNPNLREYLHWLVTDIPATTGANFGQEVVCYESPRPTAGIHRFVFALFRQLGRQTVYAPGWRQNFDTRDFAELYNLGSPVAAVYFNCQRESGSGGRRP, encoded by the exons ATGCCTAGGGATAGAGACCCTCTTAGTGTTGGCCGTGTTATAGGGGAAGTGTTGGACCCCTTCACAAGATCTATCTCCCTCAGGGTCACTTACAATTCTAGAGAGGTTAACAATGGTTGTGAGCTCAAACCCTCTCAAGTTGTCAACCAGCCCAGGGTTGATATCGGTGGGGAAGATCTAAGGACCTTCTACACTCTG GTTATGGTGGACCCTGATGCACCCAGCCCAAGTAACCCAAACCTCAGAGAATACTTGCATTG GTTGGTGACTGATATTCCAGCAACAACCGGGGCAAACTTTG GGCAAGAGGTTGTGTGCTACGAGAGCCCAAGGCCGACAGCAGGAATTCATCGGTTTGTTTTTGCGTTGTTCCGGCAACTAGGCAGGCAAACAGTGTATGCCCCTGGATGGCGCCAGAATTTCGACACCAGGGACTTTGCTGAACTCTACAATCTAGGGTCACCAGTGGCTGCTGTTTATTTCAATTGCCAGAGGGAGAGTGGCTCCGGTGGAAGGAGACCATGA